One part of the Rutidosis leptorrhynchoides isolate AG116_Rl617_1_P2 chromosome 1, CSIRO_AGI_Rlap_v1, whole genome shotgun sequence genome encodes these proteins:
- the LOC139886516 gene encoding ricin B-like lectin R40G3, with amino-acid sequence MDRYYHNTPAHHQSSQPVVEHVSHQTTHHTTPIYTDNKPTVRFFFYFFIFLFFILFLKGKFSTSTREVLTVRFFSKVKSDYSVTIRDGHVVLAPTNPSDHHQHWIKEKKFSRRVKDEEGFPSFALVNKATGQAIKHAIGSDHPVQLVEYNQDKLDESVLWTESKDLGDGYHAFRMVNNIKLNIDAWNADKDHGGVRDGTELYLFKWTEDDNQRWTTAPFRNSRAMH; translated from the exons ATGGATCGCTACTACCACAACACTCCGGCGCACCACCAATCATCACAACCGGTGGTCGAACATGTGTCTCACCAAACCACCCACCACACCACACCAATATACACCGATAATAAACCAACAGtcaggttttttttttatttttttatttttttattttttattttatttttgaaaggTAAGTTCTCGACATCAACGAGAGAGGTATTAACAGTCAGGTTTTTTAGTAAGGTTAAAAGTGATTATTCAGTGACTATCCGTGATGGTCATGTTGTTCTTGCACCTACTAACCCTTCTGATCATCATCAG CATTGGATAAAGGAAAAGAAGTTTAGTAGAAGAGTGAAAGATGAAGAAGGTTTTCCCTCTTTTGCTCTGGTTAACAAAGCCACAGGACAAGCAATAAAACACGCCATCGGCTCTGACCATCCC GTTCAACTGGTGGAATACAATCAAGATAAGCTTGATGAGTCAGTTCTTTGGACCGAGAGCAAGGATTTGGGCGATGGTTATCACGCATTTAGGATGGTTAATAACATTAAGCTTAATATAGATGCATGGAATGCTGATAAAGATCATGGTGGCGTTCGTGATGGCACCGAACTCTATCTTTTTAAGTGGACAGAAGATGATAACCAGAGGTGGACTACTGCTCCTTTCA GAAATTCAAGAGCTATGCATTGA